The Myxococcaceae bacterium JPH2 genome has a window encoding:
- a CDS encoding serine/threonine protein kinase, with the protein MSSIEPTAISRHRTPDLITGYRLEKLVGTGGMGEVHKATQLSLGRTVAVKLLNPELAKDPSFIARFQKEAAALAALSHPHVVSIVDKGNTTTTYYLVMEFVDGPSLRELMRTPPQDSPVLLRRMLEICRAIEYAHGRGVIHRDLKPENILLDQQAGGIAKVSDFGLASFLDDANASSRFALTSTHVSMGTVSYMAPEQRVDAKSADARADIFSLGVILYEMFTGEVPLGTFDLPSRRRPGLDPRVDGIVTRCLKPDPADRYQTVTALITDLEPLVPGSLPSLAPLRLTRMQRFRHAMRRLVGATLRAAAVVVVLAALAVLGVAWLRAGERRPSVAPGAAIMADLGPPSPRTGTGRLETGSEKRKVVLGEGPDAPSVLVAGRPVAFEDKALVFPAVDGQSRVGRARLDVVGLEGDIAELTARVRADAPPPTFSRRARAVLYGPSPEPVAALMLVGSTGRYVALLHNGAGAPLALEWALGERRGTMLGLASPEGEARLELAVDADGVLQAYVGSGKDRRAIAEPLDLGPGWQEQFGEAPTPAFGCVEGTCRAEGLTYAVRRAPPPPVDAPPVIATPPPRTVAVAVPTKAVVPTKRVATPPPPPKRQPVKQPPPKPPKRR; encoded by the coding sequence ATGTCCTCGATTGAACCCACGGCGATCAGCCGGCACCGCACCCCGGACCTCATCACCGGCTACCGCCTCGAGAAGCTCGTTGGAACGGGAGGCATGGGCGAGGTCCACAAGGCCACCCAGCTGTCACTCGGCCGAACCGTGGCGGTGAAGCTGCTCAACCCGGAGCTGGCGAAGGACCCGTCCTTCATCGCGCGCTTCCAGAAGGAAGCCGCGGCCCTGGCCGCGCTGAGCCATCCCCACGTCGTCTCCATCGTCGACAAGGGCAACACCACCACCACGTACTACCTGGTGATGGAGTTCGTGGACGGGCCCAGCCTGCGCGAACTCATGCGCACGCCCCCGCAGGACTCGCCTGTCCTCCTGCGGCGCATGTTGGAGATCTGTCGGGCCATCGAGTACGCGCACGGCCGCGGCGTCATCCACCGGGACCTGAAGCCGGAGAACATCCTGCTGGACCAGCAGGCCGGCGGCATCGCCAAGGTGTCTGACTTCGGACTGGCCTCCTTCCTCGACGACGCGAACGCCTCGTCGCGCTTCGCCCTCACGTCCACGCACGTGTCCATGGGCACCGTGTCGTACATGGCGCCCGAGCAGCGCGTGGACGCCAAGAGCGCGGACGCGCGCGCGGACATCTTCTCGCTGGGCGTCATCCTCTACGAGATGTTCACCGGCGAGGTGCCGCTGGGCACCTTCGACCTGCCCTCGCGCCGCCGGCCGGGGTTGGATCCGCGGGTGGACGGCATCGTCACGCGCTGCCTCAAGCCAGACCCCGCGGACCGCTATCAAACGGTGACCGCGCTCATCACGGACCTGGAGCCGCTGGTCCCAGGCAGCCTGCCGTCGCTGGCGCCGCTGCGGCTCACCCGCATGCAGCGCTTCCGCCACGCGATGCGCCGGCTGGTGGGCGCCACGCTGCGCGCCGCGGCCGTCGTGGTGGTGCTGGCCGCGCTGGCCGTGCTCGGCGTGGCGTGGCTGCGCGCCGGCGAGCGGCGCCCCTCGGTGGCACCGGGCGCCGCCATCATGGCGGACCTGGGGCCGCCCTCGCCGCGCACGGGCACGGGCCGCCTGGAGACGGGCTCGGAGAAGCGCAAGGTGGTGCTGGGCGAAGGCCCGGACGCCCCTTCCGTCCTGGTGGCGGGCCGCCCCGTGGCCTTCGAGGACAAGGCGCTGGTGTTCCCCGCCGTGGACGGGCAGTCGCGCGTGGGTCGCGCGCGCCTGGACGTGGTGGGCCTGGAGGGTGACATCGCGGAGCTGACCGCGCGCGTCCGCGCCGACGCGCCTCCGCCCACCTTCAGCCGCCGAGCGCGCGCCGTGCTGTATGGCCCCTCGCCGGAGCCCGTCGCCGCGCTGATGCTCGTGGGCAGCACGGGCCGCTACGTGGCGCTCCTGCACAACGGCGCGGGCGCGCCGCTGGCGCTCGAGTGGGCGCTGGGCGAGCGCCGCGGCACCATGCTCGGGCTCGCCTCTCCCGAGGGCGAGGCCCGGCTGGAGCTGGCCGTGGACGCCGACGGCGTGCTCCAGGCCTACGTCGGCAGCGGCAAGGACCGCCGCGCCATCGCCGAGCCGCTGGACCTGGGGCCCGGCTGGCAGGAGCAGTTCGGCGAGGCCCCCACCCCCGCGTTCGGCTGCGTCGAGGGGACGTGCCGCGCGGAAGGCCTCACCTACGCGGTCCGGCGCGCGCCCCCGCCCCCCGTGGACGCGCCCCCGGTCATCGCGACGCCGCCCCCGCGCACGGTGGCCGTGGCGGTGCCCACCAAGGCCGTGGTGCCCACCAAGCGAGTGGCCACCCCGCCCCCCCCGCCCAAGCGCCAGCCCGTCAAGCAGCCTCCCCCCAAGCCCCCCAAACGCCGGTAG
- a CDS encoding tetratricopeptide repeat protein, whose protein sequence is MRTLHRGLAALALVAGLTGCPKPTVTPRVLEAAAERAQSGSPEARTLAFAGFHAYLVAGDAALAQQRFDAALAKDPNDPYALQGQALLARRAGRTAPALTASLELVKRAPRHPLAVPAARYALDLVGTAPAMDDAILEGVEAALAAGVQGEAAYLLRGARLSIHNFRGDTARQAQDLKDLGGVSEATVVGPFSPFHILSFRDQLPPEKDGSLAGPFTGAFGPLATRTVHAPDGRLDLGGEPGHGDMYVLAFDAEVTEPGDYVVRSVSQTSHRVLLDGTPVLERQRWTRAASTVTARAVSLKAGKHRIVTSVSRDETTGVFTFALLRADGKPSTIRYTAATGAAPAWGGGVSTTEAPLHYATTEDLAAALRGEAGDTLATFLAVRDGMGRDGDGSRRLMGTLQPTSPALLALRAELASQDRTIPAKVARGRATRDLEAVLAKDPGNVAAQLLRADLFLDEGQAAQALEALKAARDAAKPTGSAVHLMLARAALALDVDPQAEVALEAALEAQPGLCDAVALQYNLARKRDAVSRADALMSAQENCPGALARQADHARTRGEPEAAAQAYATMLARDPDNVTTGAALANAYIGLRRFDDATRVLRSLFAIWPRNKELLERLADVREYAGDKAEALTLREQALMLDGSDLTLRRAVERAKTGKELLQAHAIDGREAIRAYEAAPVTGGSAAAYVLDAAAVQAFPDGSLVNRIHTIQKALEQSGVQEIAEVNLPRGAQLLALRTLKADGRVLEPENIEGKDTMSLPGVQVGDYVEVEYLLAEGDRGPAQPGFAASAFYFQIANQPNAWSTYTVVAPKGSNLRVDAHNMKASEPVVQGDQEVFHYDARRVPPFIPEPDAPPSGNEYLPFVVVGTGATGNDGLVQVYGDAFQDRWQRTAEVEAFAKQATEGKTGMEAVKALHAAVMKRFSGRDTGLGQSAASTVAQDRGSRLTVLKAGLDALGIPSRVAAVRTFNTPPAPYLFPNEQLLPYAALHVEVPGEAPVWVDTSVRFGPFGELPETAMGEREAYLMPEPGKAQQKVTTPALKERPGKQVKLDLELSTDGKLTGKGDEVYTGFEAAQIAEAFEQLSAESRNQALQGAVSRYFGGAELSSVKLDRATEVGAPFVLHYEFTVPRFGRVEGDQKMVLGALTFPALLGRRYVELSSRDTPLFIDSMEASRTQVTLTMPQGWKLADPQASLKVDSDFGHFARTEKQEGRTLTLNESLQVPRNRISPRDYEKFSAFAGDVDLIQVREMFLVKQ, encoded by the coding sequence ATGCGCACCCTCCACCGCGGACTCGCAGCGCTCGCTCTCGTCGCCGGACTGACCGGCTGCCCCAAGCCCACCGTCACGCCCCGCGTCCTGGAGGCCGCCGCCGAGCGCGCGCAGAGCGGCTCCCCCGAGGCGCGTACCCTGGCCTTTGCCGGCTTCCACGCGTACCTCGTGGCGGGAGACGCGGCGCTCGCCCAGCAGCGCTTCGACGCGGCGCTCGCCAAGGATCCAAACGACCCGTACGCGCTCCAGGGCCAGGCCCTGCTGGCCCGCCGCGCGGGACGCACGGCGCCGGCGCTGACGGCCTCGCTGGAGCTGGTGAAGCGCGCGCCGAGACACCCGCTCGCGGTGCCCGCCGCGCGCTACGCGCTGGACCTGGTGGGCACCGCGCCCGCGATGGATGACGCCATCCTGGAAGGCGTCGAGGCCGCGCTGGCCGCGGGCGTCCAGGGCGAGGCGGCGTACCTCCTGCGAGGCGCGCGCCTGTCCATCCACAACTTCCGCGGCGACACCGCGCGCCAGGCCCAGGACCTGAAGGACCTGGGCGGGGTGAGCGAGGCGACGGTGGTGGGGCCCTTCTCGCCCTTCCACATCCTGTCCTTCCGGGATCAGCTCCCCCCCGAGAAGGACGGCTCGCTCGCGGGCCCGTTCACCGGCGCGTTCGGCCCGCTGGCCACGCGCACCGTGCACGCGCCGGACGGGCGCCTGGACCTGGGCGGTGAGCCGGGCCATGGGGACATGTACGTGCTCGCGTTCGACGCCGAGGTCACCGAGCCAGGTGACTACGTGGTGCGCTCGGTGAGCCAGACGTCGCACCGGGTGCTGCTGGATGGCACGCCCGTGCTGGAGCGCCAGCGGTGGACGCGCGCGGCCTCCACCGTGACGGCGCGCGCGGTGTCGCTGAAGGCGGGCAAGCACCGCATCGTGACCAGCGTGTCGCGCGACGAGACCACGGGCGTCTTCACCTTCGCGCTGCTGCGCGCGGACGGGAAGCCCTCCACCATTCGCTACACCGCGGCCACGGGCGCGGCCCCGGCGTGGGGCGGCGGCGTGAGCACCACCGAGGCCCCGCTCCACTACGCCACCACGGAGGACCTCGCGGCCGCGCTGCGCGGTGAGGCCGGCGACACCCTGGCCACCTTCCTCGCCGTGCGCGACGGCATGGGCCGCGATGGCGACGGCTCGCGGCGGCTCATGGGCACGCTGCAGCCCACCTCGCCCGCGCTGCTCGCCTTGCGCGCGGAGCTCGCGTCGCAGGACCGCACCATCCCCGCGAAGGTGGCCCGTGGCCGCGCCACGCGCGACCTGGAGGCCGTGCTCGCCAAGGACCCGGGCAACGTGGCCGCGCAGCTCCTGCGCGCGGACCTCTTCCTGGATGAAGGCCAGGCGGCGCAGGCCCTGGAGGCACTGAAGGCCGCGCGCGACGCGGCGAAGCCCACGGGCTCCGCCGTGCACCTGATGCTGGCCCGCGCGGCGCTCGCGCTGGACGTGGATCCGCAGGCGGAGGTCGCGCTGGAAGCGGCCCTGGAGGCCCAGCCCGGCCTCTGTGACGCCGTGGCGCTCCAGTACAACCTCGCTCGCAAGCGCGACGCGGTGTCGCGCGCGGACGCGCTCATGAGCGCGCAGGAGAACTGCCCCGGCGCCCTCGCGCGGCAGGCGGACCATGCGCGCACCCGCGGAGAGCCGGAGGCCGCGGCCCAGGCCTACGCCACCATGCTGGCGCGGGACCCGGACAACGTCACCACCGGCGCCGCGCTCGCCAACGCGTACATCGGCCTGCGCCGCTTCGATGACGCCACCCGCGTGCTGCGCTCGCTCTTCGCCATCTGGCCGCGCAACAAGGAGCTGCTGGAGCGCCTGGCCGACGTGCGCGAGTACGCGGGCGACAAGGCCGAGGCCCTGACGCTGCGCGAGCAGGCGCTGATGCTGGACGGAAGCGACCTCACCCTGCGCCGAGCGGTCGAGCGCGCGAAGACGGGCAAGGAGCTGCTCCAGGCCCACGCCATCGACGGACGCGAGGCCATCCGCGCCTACGAGGCCGCACCCGTCACGGGCGGCAGCGCCGCGGCCTACGTCCTGGACGCGGCCGCCGTGCAGGCCTTCCCGGATGGCTCGCTGGTCAACCGCATCCACACCATCCAGAAGGCGCTGGAGCAGTCCGGCGTGCAGGAGATCGCCGAGGTCAACCTGCCTCGCGGCGCGCAGCTGCTCGCGCTGCGCACGCTGAAGGCGGACGGCCGCGTGCTGGAGCCGGAGAACATCGAGGGCAAGGACACCATGAGCCTGCCCGGCGTGCAGGTGGGCGACTACGTCGAGGTCGAGTACCTGCTGGCCGAGGGCGACCGTGGCCCCGCGCAGCCGGGCTTCGCCGCGTCCGCGTTCTATTTCCAGATCGCCAACCAGCCCAACGCGTGGTCCACGTACACGGTGGTGGCGCCCAAGGGCAGCAACCTGCGCGTCGACGCGCACAACATGAAGGCGTCGGAGCCGGTGGTGCAGGGAGACCAGGAGGTCTTCCACTACGACGCGCGCCGCGTGCCGCCCTTCATCCCCGAGCCGGACGCGCCGCCCTCTGGCAACGAGTACCTGCCGTTCGTCGTGGTGGGCACCGGGGCCACGGGCAATGACGGGCTCGTGCAGGTGTACGGCGACGCGTTCCAGGACCGCTGGCAGCGCACGGCCGAGGTGGAGGCCTTCGCGAAGCAGGCCACCGAGGGAAAGACGGGCATGGAGGCCGTCAAGGCGCTGCACGCGGCGGTGATGAAGCGCTTCTCCGGCCGCGACACGGGGCTGGGCCAGTCCGCGGCCTCCACGGTGGCGCAGGACCGCGGCAGCCGCCTCACGGTGCTGAAGGCGGGGCTGGACGCGCTGGGCATCCCCTCGCGCGTGGCCGCCGTGCGCACCTTCAACACGCCCCCCGCGCCGTACCTCTTCCCCAACGAGCAGCTCTTGCCCTACGCCGCGCTGCACGTGGAAGTCCCGGGCGAGGCGCCGGTATGGGTGGACACCTCGGTGCGCTTCGGCCCCTTCGGCGAGCTTCCCGAGACGGCCATGGGCGAGCGCGAGGCGTACCTGATGCCCGAGCCCGGCAAGGCGCAGCAGAAGGTCACCACGCCCGCGCTGAAGGAGCGGCCGGGCAAGCAGGTGAAGCTGGACCTGGAGCTGTCCACGGACGGGAAGCTCACGGGCAAGGGCGACGAGGTCTACACGGGCTTCGAGGCGGCGCAGATCGCCGAGGCCTTCGAGCAGCTCTCCGCCGAGAGCCGCAACCAGGCGCTCCAGGGCGCGGTGTCGCGCTACTTCGGGGGCGCGGAGCTGTCCTCGGTGAAGCTGGACCGAGCGACCGAGGTGGGCGCGCCGTTCGTGCTGCACTACGAGTTCACCGTGCCGCGCTTCGGCCGCGTGGAGGGTGACCAGAAGATGGTGCTGGGCGCGCTGACCTTCCCCGCGCTCCTGGGGCGTCGCTACGTCGAGCTGAGCTCGCGAGACACGCCGCTGTTCATCGACAGCATGGAGGCCAGCCGCACGCAGGTGACGCTGACCATGCCCCAGGGCTGGAAGCTGGCGGATCCGCAGGCGTCGCTGAAGGTGGACAGCGACTTCGGTCACTTCGCCCGCACGGAGAAGCAGGAGGGCCGCACGCTGACCCTCAACGAGTCGCTCCAGGTTCCGCGCAACCGCATCTCGCCGCGTGACTACGAGAAGTTCTCGGCCTTCGCCGGGGACGTGGACCTCATCCAGGTGCGCGAGATGTTCCTCGTGAAGCAGTAG
- a CDS encoding DUF2277 domain-containing protein — translation MCRNIKPLFNFAPPATDEDIRAAALQFVRKIAGTRNPSKQNTDAFEVAVEEIYRSSKRMLEGLVATTPPRDRARFESMKRLRFKKAERARPQE, via the coding sequence ATGTGCCGCAACATCAAGCCCCTGTTCAACTTCGCGCCGCCCGCCACGGACGAGGACATCCGTGCGGCGGCGCTCCAGTTCGTCCGGAAGATCGCCGGGACTCGCAATCCGTCGAAGCAGAACACCGACGCCTTCGAGGTCGCCGTGGAGGAGATCTACCGCAGCTCCAAGCGCATGCTCGAGGGGCTCGTGGCGACGACTCCGCCTCGTGACCGCGCCCGCTTCGAGTCCATGAAGCGCCTGCGCTTCAAGAAGGCCGAGCGCGCGCGTCCCCAGGAATGA
- a CDS encoding CHAT domain-containing protein: MCFYRNAQGAEGREEARRRLTSLIPRHPERPWLSLVLGHVEVLATPKVAESSYRRAALGFRSQHDAEGEVLAGINLRNVLSLQGRTEEAKEWELRVSEVANASGVPQLRARALILEASALSDAGRDLGHAWRLLKQAEALTFPSGSDGLKKQCLTALGRVSERLGRLDEASEVYLRLAELARATREPATEARVRFDLANLAMYRGETDPQPGVRAEVLGLASEALRAAEAAGSKVFEAQALRLIAELLGDTPDAKVEAEACLQRCLALADELSQPERRIACLWTRAERMARENPVAAEREADEALRQALDHGRAFYVLSAWRARATVALRGRPLPQALDEAEHLLGAIEALRELQGDAFSQAELFARWVGDYHRLAGLMLEAGTAPTPRVPPREALSRAFQISERLRARTLLDALASARALPERQDTAPARAAVMRRLVAVQRQLLETSLSAEAREAARREVSDLEREELDLRPRPRRAVSEIVSLDATEHALAEDEALLVFLVGAERDVFNEPAGGAWVMSVTRAGTRAYRLPERSTLTSAAALLSGLIERRDGSEGGLASALYAQLLAPALTDLPPGVRRLLLVPDGPLHDMPFAMLREHPDGPPLVARYELARVPSASLWRYWRERSMPTPGGQALVLADPERGAGTMTAQRVTQTREGVFDEVTKLGALPQARAEGHAVEEILRDSSLTPRLLVGTEASERALKEAATVPPARPGEGAAVPVSKASAPSSGGPRPATSPGHGGTDASVQTAASDGIRLLHVAAHAAVDPEDPERSALVLAPGGPDEDGMLQPREIVSLGLSDALVVLSSCRSASGAALPGEGVFSLARAFFEAGARAVVASLWPLRDDETASLMRSFHAHLASGQSAAAALRAAQLDAQEAGLPAAAWAGVVVLGDGAWAAVTPRAARGWAGLEWAWVVGVLVLASALGLGWRWRHVGRDEGR; this comes from the coding sequence ATCCCGCGTCATCCCGAGCGGCCGTGGTTGTCGTTGGTCCTCGGTCATGTGGAGGTGCTGGCCACGCCGAAGGTCGCCGAGTCCTCGTACCGCCGCGCGGCCTTGGGCTTCCGTTCCCAGCACGACGCGGAAGGGGAGGTGCTCGCGGGCATCAACCTGCGCAACGTGCTCTCGCTGCAGGGACGGACGGAGGAGGCCAAGGAATGGGAACTCCGGGTGAGCGAGGTCGCGAATGCGTCCGGGGTTCCTCAGCTTCGCGCGCGTGCGCTCATCCTGGAGGCGTCCGCGCTGTCCGACGCGGGGCGGGACCTGGGGCATGCGTGGCGTCTGCTCAAGCAGGCGGAGGCGCTGACGTTCCCCTCGGGCAGTGACGGCTTGAAGAAGCAGTGCCTCACCGCGCTGGGCAGGGTGAGCGAACGGCTCGGGCGACTGGACGAGGCGAGCGAGGTCTATCTCCGATTGGCGGAGCTCGCGCGCGCGACCCGCGAGCCCGCGACGGAGGCACGGGTGCGGTTCGATCTCGCGAACCTCGCGATGTACCGAGGAGAGACGGACCCGCAGCCTGGGGTGCGGGCGGAGGTCTTGGGGCTCGCGAGCGAGGCCCTTCGCGCCGCGGAAGCCGCGGGGAGCAAGGTCTTCGAGGCCCAGGCGCTGCGGCTCATCGCCGAGCTTCTGGGCGACACTCCGGACGCGAAGGTCGAGGCGGAGGCCTGTCTTCAGCGCTGTCTGGCGTTGGCAGATGAGCTGTCCCAGCCCGAGCGTCGCATCGCCTGTCTCTGGACGCGTGCGGAGCGGATGGCTCGGGAGAATCCCGTGGCCGCCGAGCGCGAAGCGGATGAGGCGCTCCGGCAGGCGCTCGACCATGGCCGTGCGTTCTATGTGCTCTCGGCGTGGCGGGCGCGGGCCACGGTGGCGTTGCGGGGCCGACCGCTTCCCCAAGCGCTCGACGAGGCCGAGCACCTCCTGGGGGCCATCGAGGCGCTTCGCGAGCTGCAAGGTGACGCCTTCAGTCAGGCGGAGCTCTTCGCGCGTTGGGTAGGGGACTACCATCGACTCGCGGGGCTGATGCTGGAGGCCGGGACAGCTCCGACGCCCCGGGTGCCTCCGCGTGAGGCGCTCTCCCGGGCGTTTCAGATCAGCGAGCGGCTGCGCGCGAGGACGTTGCTGGATGCGCTGGCGTCGGCGCGAGCGCTGCCGGAGCGACAGGACACGGCGCCGGCCCGCGCGGCGGTCATGCGTCGATTGGTGGCGGTGCAGCGGCAGCTGCTGGAGACGTCGCTCTCCGCGGAGGCTCGTGAGGCGGCGCGTCGCGAGGTGAGCGACTTGGAGCGTGAGGAACTCGACCTGCGGCCCCGGCCTCGGCGCGCGGTCTCGGAGATTGTCTCGCTCGACGCGACGGAGCATGCGCTCGCCGAGGATGAGGCCCTGCTCGTCTTTCTCGTGGGCGCGGAGCGGGACGTGTTCAACGAGCCCGCGGGAGGGGCGTGGGTCATGTCCGTGACGCGTGCGGGCACTCGTGCCTATCGGCTGCCGGAGCGCTCCACGTTGACTTCCGCGGCGGCGCTGCTCTCGGGGCTCATCGAGCGGCGGGATGGCTCGGAAGGGGGACTGGCTTCGGCGCTGTATGCGCAGTTGCTCGCGCCCGCGTTGACGGACCTCCCGCCGGGCGTGCGCAGGCTGTTGCTCGTGCCAGATGGTCCCCTGCATGACATGCCCTTCGCCATGCTTCGCGAGCATCCGGACGGACCGCCGCTCGTGGCGCGATACGAGCTCGCGCGGGTTCCCTCCGCGAGCCTGTGGCGTTACTGGCGCGAGCGGTCCATGCCCACACCGGGAGGGCAGGCGCTGGTGCTGGCGGATCCGGAGCGAGGCGCGGGCACCATGACCGCGCAGCGCGTGACGCAGACGCGTGAAGGCGTCTTCGATGAGGTGACGAAGCTCGGTGCGCTCCCTCAGGCCCGCGCGGAGGGGCACGCGGTGGAGGAGATCCTGCGGGACTCCTCGCTCACTCCGCGCCTGTTGGTGGGCACCGAAGCCTCCGAGCGAGCACTGAAGGAGGCCGCGACCGTCCCGCCTGCACGGCCGGGCGAGGGTGCCGCCGTGCCCGTCTCGAAGGCTTCCGCACCGTCATCGGGTGGGCCGCGGCCTGCGACATCCCCAGGCCACGGGGGGACGGACGCTTCCGTGCAGACGGCGGCTTCAGACGGTATCCGCTTGCTTCACGTGGCGGCGCACGCGGCGGTCGACCCCGAGGACCCCGAGCGCTCGGCCCTCGTGCTCGCTCCAGGAGGGCCGGACGAGGACGGCATGTTGCAGCCTCGCGAGATTGTCTCGCTCGGGCTCTCGGATGCGTTGGTGGTGTTGTCGAGCTGCCGCAGTGCCTCGGGTGCGGCGCTCCCGGGCGAAGGGGTCTTCAGTCTGGCCCGCGCGTTCTTCGAGGCGGGGGCGCGCGCGGTCGTGGCGAGCTTGTGGCCGCTGCGCGACGACGAGACGGCCTCGCTCATGCGGAGCTTTCACGCGCATCTGGCCTCGGGGCAGAGCGCCGCCGCCGCGCTGCGTGCTGCCCAACTGGATGCCCAAGAGGCGGGACTGCCGGCCGCTGCCTGGGCGGGTGTCGTCGTCCTGGGCGACGGGGCATGGGCCGCGGTGACACCTCGCGCAGCGCGTGGATGGGCCGGCCTGGAGTGGGCCTGGGTCGTGGGCGTGCTGGTTCTCGCGAGCGCGCTAGGGCTGGGCTGGCGTTGGAGGCATGTCGGCCGCGATGAAGGGCGTTAG